In Cucurbita pepo subsp. pepo cultivar mu-cu-16 chromosome LG04, ASM280686v2, whole genome shotgun sequence, the following are encoded in one genomic region:
- the LOC111793630 gene encoding titin-like isoform X2 — MATQTLDSHQTSTSDEINVSSPQETVEDDKEKGKADNVHIPDSTLSTTEEKEVDIQVEPPVIEVKKRDEDPVVGLSIQDTVKVEKESPFVAEVVTSVAEESPSAEPVGGEATELPVIAFLERSIKEFDAADNVKSPPEEQPTAQKVEEQPLEAVGLPKLEDESSDDTVDSQGKEKPGAAVQSATEAAEKVETLTAPVEVEEKKPQIIDNPELSVVVDSGKGPAEANEELATECVSVEKEPDKEPEAGVPEESVEPAKKEAQPIEVVPAEEPIEAVAKEIVETVEPPAEEKQPAEVHPIKGLEEVKAKEVPKEKEQASEVEPAQESREVIETKISESVEVPQESELLVEVHQPKELVAKEKETNESIEPLKNEEQPVEVISQKESVEVMVEEVSVLFEPHKNKEQADESFSATESGEENKKEANDSTLGSEEVEKQEKEIIEVKDGTGELSEITKQVLDTHAEAETVKDEKPLASGDDHGPSIEGKIQEEGSDKQDSVGQVAESGPIEDSVKSPEKEQPATEFESVEKEPEEEPETISLPEKSVEPPKKEAQPIEAVSVKKPEEVVAKEVIETLEPPMQKEQPAAIAKERIDAVAEEVTETIEPPKKEAQPIEVVSVTKPEEVVAKEVIEIIEPPIGKEQPAVIANERIDLVAEEVTATIEPPTEKEQPVVIAKEISEVIPKEVTETVTTGKVLPVVTAKEISEVVAEEVIETIEPSTEKEQPVVIAKEMSEVVAEKVTEPDETVEPPIEKDQPVVIAKEMIEVVAEKVSETVEPPTEMEQPVVITKEISEVVAKEVTEMVEPPTEKELSVVVAKEINDVVAEQVTETVETIEPPTEEEQQVVAAKEMGEVVAKEVTETVESPTEKELSVEVAKEINDVVAEQVTETVETIEPPTEKEQQVVAAKEMGEVVTKEVSETVESPTEKVLPVVIAKEISEVVAEQVTETVEPLTENEHPVVIAKETSESIEALKNKEQSDDVISQKELVEVIAPEVSASFDPPKNNEQADEGFPMTESGKRLKEEPPAKECVSVDNEPREEPETSLVPDLFVEPLKKEEQTNEVLTEEEQVEIITKEIIETFEPPTEKEQPVEVDRQKESGEVTEREITEPTELVHPAHESREVTAEKISETVELSKENELLTEVHPVKDLEVVPKGTNESIEPPNNKEQLDPVLSQKESSEVIAKETSASFEPLKNKEQVEEDFPVTESGEVKGKETSDSTGSEEVEKQEPEAIKVQENVRELPELTVQETDVEVENIKDEKTLASEDDINPPIEEGKPQEEEAQYAVESDEQVSVSQVAKCNLIEDSDKGLEQEQQAKEFVSIDKELRKKPETTCVPELSAEPSKKEGPVEVLLAEQAEVIEKEITEVVELPTEKEQPIGVHPLVVEKEITEPTNLPKTKEHATEVQPVQESMEVIEENISESVEVPKESELLIEVQPEKELEVVAEKDTSESIEPSKNQKQPNEVPPEKESEVIAKKISEFVPPSNTKLPDEGSPVTESEEVRAKETGSEAVEKRELEVTEVKDGKEESPEITNQVLNDYVKVETEAIEKSGSVKGEKSLALGDDSKPPLGVEQIHKEEEQRTEERDRQDSLRQGAQPSVELTAGDFPPQDVKKDEKKESINIDGVEKVGEEIQKLTLPREEVAPRDFETDAVVVEKSIDDQKAGDIAGLIAETKIEESIKDEKPAEVETGIAHVNETPKEPQEPELEVKDKEAVKTGEVAKVNDKKEVPSKHSHKHSHNLLSKVKQSLVKAKKAIIGKSPSSKTLSSEARDDVKVK, encoded by the exons ATGGCCACCCAAACTCTTGATTCCCATCAAACTTCTACATCCGATGAG ATAAATGTCTCTTCACCACAAGAAACTGTAGAAGACGACAAAGAGAAAGGCAAAGCTGACAACGTACATATTCCAGATAGTACTTTGTCCACgacagaagaaaaagaagtggaTATTCAGGTTGAGCCTCCTGTTATTGAGGtgaaaaaaagagatgaagatCCTGTTGTTGGTCTATCAATTCAAGACACTGTGAAGGTGGAAAAAGAATCACCTTTTGTCGCAGAGGTAGTGACCTCTGTTGCTGAGGAGAGCCCATCAGCTGAACCGGTTGGAGGAGAAGCAACAGAGCTGCCAGTAATTGCGTTCTTGGAGAGGAGTATAAAGGAGTTTGATGCAGCTGACAATGTTAAGAGCCCACCAGAAGAGCAGCCAACTGCACAAAAAGTAGAAGAGCAACCATTAGAGGCTGTGGGCCTTCCAAAGTTAGAGGATGAATCATCAGACGATACGGTTGACAGTCAAGGAAAAGAGAAACCAGGTGCCGCTGTACAGTCTGCAACAGAAGCCGCAGAAAAAGTTGAAACTTTAACTGCGCCTGTTGAAGTAGAAGAGAAGAAGCCACAGATTATTGATAATCCAGAATTATCAGTTGTTGTAGACTCAGGTAAGGGCCCAGCAGAGGCAAATGAGGAACTGGCAACAGAATGCGTCAGTGTAGAGAAAGAACCAGACAAGGAACCAGAAGCTGGTGTTCCAGAAGAATCCGTTGAACCAGCAAAGAAAGAAGCTCAGCCGATAGAGGTTGTTCCAGCGGAAGAACCAATAGAGGCGGTTGCAAAAGAAATTGTTGAAACAGTTGAACCTCCAGCAGAAGAGAAGCAGCCAGCCGAAGTTCATCCAATCAAAGGATTGGAAGAAGTGAAAGCAAAAGAAGTTCCCAAGGAAAAGGAGCAGGCATCTGAAGTTGAACCAGCGCAAGAATCAAGAGAGGTGATTGAAACAAAGATTAGTGAATCTGTAGAAGTTCCCCAGGAAAGTGAATTGCTAGTTGAAGTTCATCAACCAAAAGAACTAGTAGCGAAAGAAAAAGAGACAAATGAATCCATCGAACCTCTCAAGAATGAGGAGCAGCCGGTTGAAGTTATTTCCCAGAAAGAATCAGTTGAAGTTATGGTAGAAGAGGTTAGCGTATTATTTGAACCTCACAAGAACAAGGAGCAGGCAGATGAAAGCTTTTCAGCGACAGAAtctggagaagagaacaaaaaagaagccaATGATTCCACATTGGGTTCTGAAGAAGTtgagaaacaagaaaaggagATCATTGAAGTGAAGGATGGTACAGGAGAGTTATCTGAAATAACTAAACAAGTTCTTGACACTCATGCCGAGGCTGAAACCGTGAAAGATGAGAAGCCATTAGCATCTGGAGATGACCATGGCCCATCAATTGAAGGGAAAATCCAGGAAGAGGGAAGTGATAAACAAGATTCAGTAGGTCAGGTGGCTGAATCTGGTCCTATAGAAGACTCTGTTAAGAGCCCAGAAAAAGAGCAACCAGCTACAGAGTTTGAAAGTGTGGAGAAAGAGCCAGAGGAGGAACCAGAGACAATTAGTCTTCCAGAAAAATCTGTAGAACCACCAAAGAAAGAAGCGCAGCCAATTGAGGCTGTTTCAGTGAAAAAACCAGAAGAGGTGGTTGCAAAAGAAGTTATTGAAACCCTTGAACCTCCAATGCAAAAGGAGCAGCCAGCAGCGATagcaaaagagagaattgatGCGGTAGCAGAAGAAGTTACTGAAACAATTGAACCTCCAAAGAAAGAAGCGCAGCCAATTGAGGTTGTTTCAGTGACAAAACCAGAAGAGGTGGTTGCAAAAGAAGTTATTGAAATCATTGAACCTCCGATCGGAAAGGAGCAGCCAGCAGTGATAGCAAATGAGAGAATTGATCTGGTAGCAGAAGAAGTTACTGCAACAATTGAACCTCCAACAGAAAAGGAGCAACCAGTAGTGATAGCAAAAGAGATAAGTGAGGTTATCCCAAAGGAAGTTACTGAAACAGTTACAACAGGAAAGGTGCTACCAGTAGTGACAGCAAAAGAGATAAGTGAGGTGGTTGCAGAAGAAGTTATTGAAACGATTGAACCTTCAACAGAAAAGGAGCAACCAGTAGTGATAGCAAAAGAGATGAGCGAGGTGGTTGCAGAGAAAGTTACTGAGCCAGATGAAACGGTTGAACCTCCAATAGAGAAGGACCAACCCGTGGTGATAGCAAAAGAGATGATTGAGGTTGTTGCAGAAAAAGTTAGTGAAACAGTCGAACCTCCAACAGAAATGGAGCAACCCGTGGTGATAACAAAAGAGATAAGTGAGGTGGTCGCAAAAGAAGTTACTGAAATGGTTGAACCTCCAACAGAAAAGGAGCTATCAGTAGTGGTAGCAAAAGAGATAAATGATGTGGTTGCAGAACAAGTTACCGAAACAGTTGAAACGATTGAACCACCAACCGAAGAGGAGCAACAAGTAGTGGCAGCAAAAGAGATGGGCGAGGTGGTCGCAAAAGAAGTTACTGAAACGGTTGAATCTCCAACAGAAAAGGAGCTATCAGTAGAGGTAGCAAAAGAGATAAATGATGTGGTTGCAGAACAAGTTACTGAAACAGTTGAAACGATTGAACCACCAACAGAAAAGGAGCAACAAGTAGTGGCAGCAAAAGAGATGGGCGAGGTGGTCACAAAAGAAGTTAGTGAAACGGTTGAATCTCCAACAGAAAAGGTGCTACCAGTAGTGATAGCAAAAGAGATAAGCGAGGTGGTTGCAGAACAAGTTACTGAAACGGTTGAACCTTTAACAGAAAATGAGCATCCGGTAGTGATAGCAAAAGAGACAAGTGAATCCATTGAGGCTCTCAAGAATAAGGAGCAATCAGATGACGTTATTTCCCAGAAAGAATTAGTAGAAGTTATAGCACCAGAGGTTAGTGCATCCTTTGACCCTCCTAAGAACAACGAGCAGGCAGATGAAGGTTTTCCAATGACAGAATCTGGTAAGAGACTAAAAGAGGAGCCTCCAGCTAAAGAATGTGTCAGCGTAGACAATGAACCAAGGGAGGAACCAGAGACAAGTCTTGTTCCAGACTTATTCGTTGAACCTCTCAAAAAAGAAGAGCAGACTAATGAGGTTCTtacagaagaagaacaagtaGAAATTATcacaaaagaaattattgaaacatttgaaCCTCCAACAGAAAAGGAGCAGCCCGTTGAAGTTGACCGCCAAAAAGAATCAGGAGAAGTGACAGAAAGAGAAATTACTGAACCCACAGAACTCGTTCATCCAGCTCATGAATCGAGGGAAGTGACTGCAGAGAAGATTAGTGAAACTGTTGAACTTTCCAAGGAAAATGAGTTGTTAACCGAAGTTCATCCAGTGAAAGACTTGGAAGTCGTACCAAAAGGCACTAATGAATCCATTGAACCTCCCAACAACAAGGAGCAGCTAGATCCAGTTCTTTCCCAGAAAGAATCATCAGAAGTCATAGCAAAAGAGACTAGTGCATCCTTTGAACCTCTAAAGAACAAGGAGCAGGTAGAGGAAGATTTTCCAGTTACAGAATCTGGAGAAGTGAAGGGAAAAGAGACCAGTGATTCCACAGGTTCTGAAGAAGTTGAGAAACAAGAACCCGAAGCAATTAAAGTACAGGAAAATGTGAGAGAATTACCTGAGCTGACCGTTCAAGAAACTGACGTGGaggttgaaaatataaaagatgaGAAGACATTGGCTTCTGAAGATGACATTAACCCACCCATTGAGGAAGGAAAACCCCAAGAAGAAGAGGCGCAATATGCAGTGGAAAGTGATGAACAAGTTTCAGTTAGTCAGGTGGCTAAATGTAACCTTATAGAAGATTCTGATAAGGGCTTAGAACAGGAACAACAAGCTAAAGAATTTGTCAGTATAGACAAAGAGCTGAGGAAGAAACCAGAGACAACTTGTGTTCCAGAATTGTCTGCTGAACCTTCCAAGAAAGAAGGGCCGGTTGAAGTTCTTTTAGCAGAACAGGCAGAGgtgattgaaaaagaaataactgAAGTAGTTGAACTTCCGACAGAAAAGGAGCAGCCCATTGGAGTTCATCCACTAGTGGTGGAAAAAGAGATTACTGAGCCCACAAACCTTCCTAAGACAAAGGAACATGCAACTGAAGTACAGCCAGTGCAAGAATCAATGGAAGTCATAGAAGAAAACATTAGTGAATCTGTAGAAGTTCCGAAGGAAAGTGAGTTGCTCATTGAAGTTCAACCCGAGAAAGAATTAGAAGTCGTGGCGGAAAAAGACACTAGTGAATCCATTGAACCTTCCAAGAACCAGAAGCAACCAAATGAAGTTCCACCTGAGAAAGAATCAGAAGTTATAGCAAAAAAGATTAGTGAGTTCGTACCTCCCAGCAACACAAAGCTTCCAGATGAAGGTTCTCCTGTGACTGAATCTGAGGAGGTGAGAGCAAAAGAGACAGGTTCGGAAGCAGTTGAAAAACGAGAACTTGAAGTTACAGAAGTCAAGGATGGTAAAGAAGAATCACCTGAAATAACCAATCAAGTTCTGAATGATTATGTGAAGGTTGAAACTGAGGCAATTGAGAAGAGTGGAAGTGTGAAAGGTGAGAAGTCATTAGCTCTTGGGGATGACAGTAAGCCACCTTTGGGAGTAGAACAAATCCACAAAGAAGAGGAGCAACGCACAGAGGAAAGAGACAGACAAGATTCACTTCGCCAGGGGGCTCAACCTAGTGTAGAATTAACTGCAGGGGACTTTCCTCCTCAGGATGtgaaaaaagatgaaaaaaaggaATCGATCAATATCGATGGGGTTGAAAAGGTGGGAGAGGAAATACAGAAATTAACTCTGCCAAGGGAAGAGGTGGCTCCAAGAGATTTTGAAACTGATGCTGTGGTAGTAGAAAAGTCAATTGATGACCAAAAGGCTGGTGATATAGCTGGCCTGATTGCGGAAACCAAGATAGAGGAGAGTATTAAAGATGAGAAACCAGCAGAGGTTGAAACTGGCATAGCTCATGTAAATGAAACGCCTAAAGAACCCCAGGAACCTGAGTTGGAAGTAAAAGATAAAGAAGCTGTGAAAACAGGAGAAGTTGCAAAAGTGAATGACAAGAAAGAAGTTCCATCAAAGCATAGTCATAAGCATTCACACAATCTTTTATCGAAAGTAAAACAGTCACTGGTGAAGGCAAAGAAAGCTATCATTGGTAAGTCACCCAGCTCAAAAACCCTTTCCTCTGAAGCAAGGGATGACGTTAAAGTTAAGTGA
- the LOC111793630 gene encoding titin-like isoform X1 → MATQTLDSHQTSTSDEKMVKLSSETVQMEQINVSSPQETVEDDKEKGKADNVHIPDSTLSTTEEKEVDIQVEPPVIEVKKRDEDPVVGLSIQDTVKVEKESPFVAEVVTSVAEESPSAEPVGGEATELPVIAFLERSIKEFDAADNVKSPPEEQPTAQKVEEQPLEAVGLPKLEDESSDDTVDSQGKEKPGAAVQSATEAAEKVETLTAPVEVEEKKPQIIDNPELSVVVDSGKGPAEANEELATECVSVEKEPDKEPEAGVPEESVEPAKKEAQPIEVVPAEEPIEAVAKEIVETVEPPAEEKQPAEVHPIKGLEEVKAKEVPKEKEQASEVEPAQESREVIETKISESVEVPQESELLVEVHQPKELVAKEKETNESIEPLKNEEQPVEVISQKESVEVMVEEVSVLFEPHKNKEQADESFSATESGEENKKEANDSTLGSEEVEKQEKEIIEVKDGTGELSEITKQVLDTHAEAETVKDEKPLASGDDHGPSIEGKIQEEGSDKQDSVGQVAESGPIEDSVKSPEKEQPATEFESVEKEPEEEPETISLPEKSVEPPKKEAQPIEAVSVKKPEEVVAKEVIETLEPPMQKEQPAAIAKERIDAVAEEVTETIEPPKKEAQPIEVVSVTKPEEVVAKEVIEIIEPPIGKEQPAVIANERIDLVAEEVTATIEPPTEKEQPVVIAKEISEVIPKEVTETVTTGKVLPVVTAKEISEVVAEEVIETIEPSTEKEQPVVIAKEMSEVVAEKVTEPDETVEPPIEKDQPVVIAKEMIEVVAEKVSETVEPPTEMEQPVVITKEISEVVAKEVTEMVEPPTEKELSVVVAKEINDVVAEQVTETVETIEPPTEEEQQVVAAKEMGEVVAKEVTETVESPTEKELSVEVAKEINDVVAEQVTETVETIEPPTEKEQQVVAAKEMGEVVTKEVSETVESPTEKVLPVVIAKEISEVVAEQVTETVEPLTENEHPVVIAKETSESIEALKNKEQSDDVISQKELVEVIAPEVSASFDPPKNNEQADEGFPMTESGKRLKEEPPAKECVSVDNEPREEPETSLVPDLFVEPLKKEEQTNEVLTEEEQVEIITKEIIETFEPPTEKEQPVEVDRQKESGEVTEREITEPTELVHPAHESREVTAEKISETVELSKENELLTEVHPVKDLEVVPKGTNESIEPPNNKEQLDPVLSQKESSEVIAKETSASFEPLKNKEQVEEDFPVTESGEVKGKETSDSTGSEEVEKQEPEAIKVQENVRELPELTVQETDVEVENIKDEKTLASEDDINPPIEEGKPQEEEAQYAVESDEQVSVSQVAKCNLIEDSDKGLEQEQQAKEFVSIDKELRKKPETTCVPELSAEPSKKEGPVEVLLAEQAEVIEKEITEVVELPTEKEQPIGVHPLVVEKEITEPTNLPKTKEHATEVQPVQESMEVIEENISESVEVPKESELLIEVQPEKELEVVAEKDTSESIEPSKNQKQPNEVPPEKESEVIAKKISEFVPPSNTKLPDEGSPVTESEEVRAKETGSEAVEKRELEVTEVKDGKEESPEITNQVLNDYVKVETEAIEKSGSVKGEKSLALGDDSKPPLGVEQIHKEEEQRTEERDRQDSLRQGAQPSVELTAGDFPPQDVKKDEKKESINIDGVEKVGEEIQKLTLPREEVAPRDFETDAVVVEKSIDDQKAGDIAGLIAETKIEESIKDEKPAEVETGIAHVNETPKEPQEPELEVKDKEAVKTGEVAKVNDKKEVPSKHSHKHSHNLLSKVKQSLVKAKKAIIGKSPSSKTLSSEARDDVKVK, encoded by the exons ATGGCCACCCAAACTCTTGATTCCCATCAAACTTCTACATCCGATGAG AAAATGGTGAAGTTAAGTAGTGAAACAGTACAAATGGAACAGATAAATGTCTCTTCACCACAAGAAACTGTAGAAGACGACAAAGAGAAAGGCAAAGCTGACAACGTACATATTCCAGATAGTACTTTGTCCACgacagaagaaaaagaagtggaTATTCAGGTTGAGCCTCCTGTTATTGAGGtgaaaaaaagagatgaagatCCTGTTGTTGGTCTATCAATTCAAGACACTGTGAAGGTGGAAAAAGAATCACCTTTTGTCGCAGAGGTAGTGACCTCTGTTGCTGAGGAGAGCCCATCAGCTGAACCGGTTGGAGGAGAAGCAACAGAGCTGCCAGTAATTGCGTTCTTGGAGAGGAGTATAAAGGAGTTTGATGCAGCTGACAATGTTAAGAGCCCACCAGAAGAGCAGCCAACTGCACAAAAAGTAGAAGAGCAACCATTAGAGGCTGTGGGCCTTCCAAAGTTAGAGGATGAATCATCAGACGATACGGTTGACAGTCAAGGAAAAGAGAAACCAGGTGCCGCTGTACAGTCTGCAACAGAAGCCGCAGAAAAAGTTGAAACTTTAACTGCGCCTGTTGAAGTAGAAGAGAAGAAGCCACAGATTATTGATAATCCAGAATTATCAGTTGTTGTAGACTCAGGTAAGGGCCCAGCAGAGGCAAATGAGGAACTGGCAACAGAATGCGTCAGTGTAGAGAAAGAACCAGACAAGGAACCAGAAGCTGGTGTTCCAGAAGAATCCGTTGAACCAGCAAAGAAAGAAGCTCAGCCGATAGAGGTTGTTCCAGCGGAAGAACCAATAGAGGCGGTTGCAAAAGAAATTGTTGAAACAGTTGAACCTCCAGCAGAAGAGAAGCAGCCAGCCGAAGTTCATCCAATCAAAGGATTGGAAGAAGTGAAAGCAAAAGAAGTTCCCAAGGAAAAGGAGCAGGCATCTGAAGTTGAACCAGCGCAAGAATCAAGAGAGGTGATTGAAACAAAGATTAGTGAATCTGTAGAAGTTCCCCAGGAAAGTGAATTGCTAGTTGAAGTTCATCAACCAAAAGAACTAGTAGCGAAAGAAAAAGAGACAAATGAATCCATCGAACCTCTCAAGAATGAGGAGCAGCCGGTTGAAGTTATTTCCCAGAAAGAATCAGTTGAAGTTATGGTAGAAGAGGTTAGCGTATTATTTGAACCTCACAAGAACAAGGAGCAGGCAGATGAAAGCTTTTCAGCGACAGAAtctggagaagagaacaaaaaagaagccaATGATTCCACATTGGGTTCTGAAGAAGTtgagaaacaagaaaaggagATCATTGAAGTGAAGGATGGTACAGGAGAGTTATCTGAAATAACTAAACAAGTTCTTGACACTCATGCCGAGGCTGAAACCGTGAAAGATGAGAAGCCATTAGCATCTGGAGATGACCATGGCCCATCAATTGAAGGGAAAATCCAGGAAGAGGGAAGTGATAAACAAGATTCAGTAGGTCAGGTGGCTGAATCTGGTCCTATAGAAGACTCTGTTAAGAGCCCAGAAAAAGAGCAACCAGCTACAGAGTTTGAAAGTGTGGAGAAAGAGCCAGAGGAGGAACCAGAGACAATTAGTCTTCCAGAAAAATCTGTAGAACCACCAAAGAAAGAAGCGCAGCCAATTGAGGCTGTTTCAGTGAAAAAACCAGAAGAGGTGGTTGCAAAAGAAGTTATTGAAACCCTTGAACCTCCAATGCAAAAGGAGCAGCCAGCAGCGATagcaaaagagagaattgatGCGGTAGCAGAAGAAGTTACTGAAACAATTGAACCTCCAAAGAAAGAAGCGCAGCCAATTGAGGTTGTTTCAGTGACAAAACCAGAAGAGGTGGTTGCAAAAGAAGTTATTGAAATCATTGAACCTCCGATCGGAAAGGAGCAGCCAGCAGTGATAGCAAATGAGAGAATTGATCTGGTAGCAGAAGAAGTTACTGCAACAATTGAACCTCCAACAGAAAAGGAGCAACCAGTAGTGATAGCAAAAGAGATAAGTGAGGTTATCCCAAAGGAAGTTACTGAAACAGTTACAACAGGAAAGGTGCTACCAGTAGTGACAGCAAAAGAGATAAGTGAGGTGGTTGCAGAAGAAGTTATTGAAACGATTGAACCTTCAACAGAAAAGGAGCAACCAGTAGTGATAGCAAAAGAGATGAGCGAGGTGGTTGCAGAGAAAGTTACTGAGCCAGATGAAACGGTTGAACCTCCAATAGAGAAGGACCAACCCGTGGTGATAGCAAAAGAGATGATTGAGGTTGTTGCAGAAAAAGTTAGTGAAACAGTCGAACCTCCAACAGAAATGGAGCAACCCGTGGTGATAACAAAAGAGATAAGTGAGGTGGTCGCAAAAGAAGTTACTGAAATGGTTGAACCTCCAACAGAAAAGGAGCTATCAGTAGTGGTAGCAAAAGAGATAAATGATGTGGTTGCAGAACAAGTTACCGAAACAGTTGAAACGATTGAACCACCAACCGAAGAGGAGCAACAAGTAGTGGCAGCAAAAGAGATGGGCGAGGTGGTCGCAAAAGAAGTTACTGAAACGGTTGAATCTCCAACAGAAAAGGAGCTATCAGTAGAGGTAGCAAAAGAGATAAATGATGTGGTTGCAGAACAAGTTACTGAAACAGTTGAAACGATTGAACCACCAACAGAAAAGGAGCAACAAGTAGTGGCAGCAAAAGAGATGGGCGAGGTGGTCACAAAAGAAGTTAGTGAAACGGTTGAATCTCCAACAGAAAAGGTGCTACCAGTAGTGATAGCAAAAGAGATAAGCGAGGTGGTTGCAGAACAAGTTACTGAAACGGTTGAACCTTTAACAGAAAATGAGCATCCGGTAGTGATAGCAAAAGAGACAAGTGAATCCATTGAGGCTCTCAAGAATAAGGAGCAATCAGATGACGTTATTTCCCAGAAAGAATTAGTAGAAGTTATAGCACCAGAGGTTAGTGCATCCTTTGACCCTCCTAAGAACAACGAGCAGGCAGATGAAGGTTTTCCAATGACAGAATCTGGTAAGAGACTAAAAGAGGAGCCTCCAGCTAAAGAATGTGTCAGCGTAGACAATGAACCAAGGGAGGAACCAGAGACAAGTCTTGTTCCAGACTTATTCGTTGAACCTCTCAAAAAAGAAGAGCAGACTAATGAGGTTCTtacagaagaagaacaagtaGAAATTATcacaaaagaaattattgaaacatttgaaCCTCCAACAGAAAAGGAGCAGCCCGTTGAAGTTGACCGCCAAAAAGAATCAGGAGAAGTGACAGAAAGAGAAATTACTGAACCCACAGAACTCGTTCATCCAGCTCATGAATCGAGGGAAGTGACTGCAGAGAAGATTAGTGAAACTGTTGAACTTTCCAAGGAAAATGAGTTGTTAACCGAAGTTCATCCAGTGAAAGACTTGGAAGTCGTACCAAAAGGCACTAATGAATCCATTGAACCTCCCAACAACAAGGAGCAGCTAGATCCAGTTCTTTCCCAGAAAGAATCATCAGAAGTCATAGCAAAAGAGACTAGTGCATCCTTTGAACCTCTAAAGAACAAGGAGCAGGTAGAGGAAGATTTTCCAGTTACAGAATCTGGAGAAGTGAAGGGAAAAGAGACCAGTGATTCCACAGGTTCTGAAGAAGTTGAGAAACAAGAACCCGAAGCAATTAAAGTACAGGAAAATGTGAGAGAATTACCTGAGCTGACCGTTCAAGAAACTGACGTGGaggttgaaaatataaaagatgaGAAGACATTGGCTTCTGAAGATGACATTAACCCACCCATTGAGGAAGGAAAACCCCAAGAAGAAGAGGCGCAATATGCAGTGGAAAGTGATGAACAAGTTTCAGTTAGTCAGGTGGCTAAATGTAACCTTATAGAAGATTCTGATAAGGGCTTAGAACAGGAACAACAAGCTAAAGAATTTGTCAGTATAGACAAAGAGCTGAGGAAGAAACCAGAGACAACTTGTGTTCCAGAATTGTCTGCTGAACCTTCCAAGAAAGAAGGGCCGGTTGAAGTTCTTTTAGCAGAACAGGCAGAGgtgattgaaaaagaaataactgAAGTAGTTGAACTTCCGACAGAAAAGGAGCAGCCCATTGGAGTTCATCCACTAGTGGTGGAAAAAGAGATTACTGAGCCCACAAACCTTCCTAAGACAAAGGAACATGCAACTGAAGTACAGCCAGTGCAAGAATCAATGGAAGTCATAGAAGAAAACATTAGTGAATCTGTAGAAGTTCCGAAGGAAAGTGAGTTGCTCATTGAAGTTCAACCCGAGAAAGAATTAGAAGTCGTGGCGGAAAAAGACACTAGTGAATCCATTGAACCTTCCAAGAACCAGAAGCAACCAAATGAAGTTCCACCTGAGAAAGAATCAGAAGTTATAGCAAAAAAGATTAGTGAGTTCGTACCTCCCAGCAACACAAAGCTTCCAGATGAAGGTTCTCCTGTGACTGAATCTGAGGAGGTGAGAGCAAAAGAGACAGGTTCGGAAGCAGTTGAAAAACGAGAACTTGAAGTTACAGAAGTCAAGGATGGTAAAGAAGAATCACCTGAAATAACCAATCAAGTTCTGAATGATTATGTGAAGGTTGAAACTGAGGCAATTGAGAAGAGTGGAAGTGTGAAAGGTGAGAAGTCATTAGCTCTTGGGGATGACAGTAAGCCACCTTTGGGAGTAGAACAAATCCACAAAGAAGAGGAGCAACGCACAGAGGAAAGAGACAGACAAGATTCACTTCGCCAGGGGGCTCAACCTAGTGTAGAATTAACTGCAGGGGACTTTCCTCCTCAGGATGtgaaaaaagatgaaaaaaaggaATCGATCAATATCGATGGGGTTGAAAAGGTGGGAGAGGAAATACAGAAATTAACTCTGCCAAGGGAAGAGGTGGCTCCAAGAGATTTTGAAACTGATGCTGTGGTAGTAGAAAAGTCAATTGATGACCAAAAGGCTGGTGATATAGCTGGCCTGATTGCGGAAACCAAGATAGAGGAGAGTATTAAAGATGAGAAACCAGCAGAGGTTGAAACTGGCATAGCTCATGTAAATGAAACGCCTAAAGAACCCCAGGAACCTGAGTTGGAAGTAAAAGATAAAGAAGCTGTGAAAACAGGAGAAGTTGCAAAAGTGAATGACAAGAAAGAAGTTCCATCAAAGCATAGTCATAAGCATTCACACAATCTTTTATCGAAAGTAAAACAGTCACTGGTGAAGGCAAAGAAAGCTATCATTGGTAAGTCACCCAGCTCAAAAACCCTTTCCTCTGAAGCAAGGGATGACGTTAAAGTTAAGTGA